The Methanobacterium sp. region CATTATTTATTTCAGAAATAGACACTACCTTTACAGTTTCTCCAGAGATTCCTCCTTCTTTAATCTCTATTCCATCTTTTTTCTTCACTCCAATAGTATAACCTGCTTTATAACCCCATACAAAGGTACCAGGGGGTTTAACTACTAACTGTTCATCTTCAACACTTATAAAGCCAGGGCCTTCAAAACCTTGGGCAGTTCCTTGGGGTGAAATGTGGCTTCCAGCAATTTTCAAGAGTGGTGTTTCCAATGATCCAGTTAAAACCCCATTTAAAATTTGCAAATATTTTTTTTCTTCAAATAAACCATTTAGATAACTGTAATGGTACAAAATTGGCACTTTCCTTATTTTATTGCTATCAACTACCTTCATCCCACTAACTACAGTTTCACCAATAGGTATTGAGCTAATTTCCTCTGGCTTTTGGGCAGGGAAATAACTTTCGATGGTGTTTCCAACAAAACTAAAACTTATTATTATAATTATTAAAACACCAAAGGTTAGAATGGGATTTAACAAAGACTTGCGCATTTTCATATCTCCCACATTTTTTTTTATTTTGCCGAGATGGCCTCTTTTAAACTATTTGTTATTTCTATAATTTTTTGCTGCCCATTCCCCCCAATAAATATGTTTTCATATTTTTTTGAGCATTTAAGAGCAAATTCAACTACATCCTCCACATTAGTTAGATTGAAAATTTCACCGTTGTAATTTTCTTCTTCCAAAATATTCCGCGCAACTTCCAGAGTGTCATCAAGCCCTGGGAAGATAGCTATGATTTTTGAATTTGTTTTGGAAACCTCTCTAAAAATATCAAAACGACACAATTCTCCTTTACGCGGAGTGCCTAAAATGATAACTGGGAATTCGACTTCATCAAGCACTGCTGAAGTGGCATCCACATTATCGGTTTTTCCGACAACGATCCTGGAGGTGGGAAGTTTCAGACTAGCCGACCTTCCTGGCAAAACATCGAATTCTTTAAGTGAGGTTTCGATGATTTTTTCAGGTATTTCCAATATTTCAGCAGCTTTAGCAGATGCAGCAGCATTTTCTAGGTTATATTTCCCAAATAAATTTATTTCATATGAGATTTTATCGAAATAATTAACATCAGCTATTTTCTCAATTGAATGCCCAAAAACTTCATTTTTCCGATTTAAAACAACAGTTTTTCCTTTAACAAAATTTTTAAGTGATTCGGTATAATTTTCAAATGATTTATGAAATTCAAGATGATCTCTGCCTATATTAGTCAGCACAATAAGATCAAAGTCAAATGTATTCTGACAAAAGTCAAGGGTCATATCACACACTTCCACCAGTATTACATCGTAGGAAGCTGATTTAGATTCTAAAATAATTTCAGTATAACCAGTGAATCCTCCACCAGCATTCCCTCCAGTAAGAACATTCAAACCGGATTTTTTTAAAATATCATTGATCATCATGGTGGTGGTGGTTTTACCATTAGTCCCAGTGACCCCAATGGTAAAGATAGACCGATGATCAGTTATCATGTCGGATAAAAGTTTCTTATCAGACTTGAATTTCTGGAAAACTTTGGTATTCCATAGACTTGGGCTTAAAACAATTGCATCAGCTATCTGGATTTTTTTAAAATCATGAAATCCAAGATCAATTTCCAAGTTTTTATTTTCCTTTAATTTAATATTTGGATCAATATCAGAAGCATAAACTTTATAGCCATGATTAAGGAGTGATTCTACAGCATTAATGCCTTCCACGCCTAGTCCAACCACAGCAACTTTCATTCTATCTACCATTACTCTTCTTTGTAGGGGGCATCATTTTTAACATGCCTTTAAATTAGTTTGATAATTTTCATATATAACTGTACCCATATATGTTTTTCATTGTCCAATTATGTTTTTACCTTAAAATAACACATTTTTTGATTCAATCATCAGATTTTAACATCATAAAATTAATTTAACCGA contains the following coding sequences:
- a CDS encoding UDP-N-acetylmuramoyl-L-alanine--D-glutamate ligase; its protein translation is MKVAVVGLGVEGINAVESLLNHGYKVYASDIDPNIKLKENKNLEIDLGFHDFKKIQIADAIVLSPSLWNTKVFQKFKSDKKLLSDMITDHRSIFTIGVTGTNGKTTTTMMINDILKKSGLNVLTGGNAGGGFTGYTEIILESKSASYDVILVEVCDMTLDFCQNTFDFDLIVLTNIGRDHLEFHKSFENYTESLKNFVKGKTVVLNRKNEVFGHSIEKIADVNYFDKISYEINLFGKYNLENAAASAKAAEILEIPEKIIETSLKEFDVLPGRSASLKLPTSRIVVGKTDNVDATSAVLDEVEFPVIILGTPRKGELCRFDIFREVSKTNSKIIAIFPGLDDTLEVARNILEEENYNGEIFNLTNVEDVVEFALKCSKKYENIFIGGNGQQKIIEITNSLKEAISAK